In Apium graveolens cultivar Ventura chromosome 10, ASM990537v1, whole genome shotgun sequence, the following are encoded in one genomic region:
- the LOC141689873 gene encoding uncharacterized protein LOC141689873 isoform X1, giving the protein MEQQLELEELSQIDFSELKHYCLQLLELLQSPRKDSHTLSQLHRLLLRSPPQSLQPFFDYTLFPLLLLLDRAVECRSKVDSNNSKGPLTVSDSVAEGVLKCLEELLKKCRIGSLDQMVIVLKKLTNGAILSPSEAAEEFRGGVLRCFRALLLSLHMCSKKSCSCKQITGWPALSKSTELQSPISRDTKYDSEQECLLAFLQSQTASPAVGHWLSLLLKAADTEAGRGQLGSAQLRTEAFFTLRILVAKVGTADALSFFVPGVVSQFGKVLHVAKRMISGAAGSAESLDQAIRGLAEFLMIVLEDNADLCSLDETGNGNAGVHSSKEKSPQSILEELRHLPVSFIGQSQIVVKDLKHVVVDGSVPDLEHKNEGTKSQENVQGTLHVDRTKDWILKTSAHVDKLLSATFPNLCVHPAQKVRKALLAAIEGLLSRCYYTLKESRLVFLECLFVLVCDDFEEVSEAAQVFLGGQFSSRGKHDIKHDVAQIFSRLTKKLPNVVLGSEEAVAISHAQKLLVLIYFSGPRLVKDHFLQSPVTAAQFLDSFALCLGQNSAFAGSLQNLMLARPSSTGYLHSIAEMKAVNSFSIDDNSIKQAFSSKEPRFLGAQNNKPVDTWENVHSEVELPRVPPWFVHVGSHKLYQTLARILRLVGLSLLADSRSEASLSVVADIPLGYIRKLVSEIRTKSYSKESWKSWYHRTGSGRLVRQASVAACILNEMIYGLSDQAINSFSKMFNMPSIRWEEVDGSVMVDDYYMQRGGVGHTGPDETVWRFCQKDGRSHLIDCVGSVLHEYLCSEIWDLPSAKQDFVELSDIEDGDITLHFFRDNAMMHQVVIDGIGIFNMCLGGDFTSCGFLHSSLYVLLENLICSDFQTRSASDAVLHVIAATSGYPTVGHLVVDNSDYIIDFVCQQLRHLDLNPNVPSVLAAMLSYIGAAHNILPLLEEPMRSVSLELEILGRHQHPELTIPFLKAVAEIVKASKREAVTLCSQAESYLEIVKSKKCTMENEIKCGLECSVLHDHNNIGATPVDCGKQSGDFVNNVDAYMEEVESMLLTLNDFRRYRRTVGSIVGSCVTAVTPLLISAMQVASLVAFDIIEDGILALAKVEVAYKDEKQTMGVIEEIVDLYSRYDLKDALDADENVADENRLLPAMNKIWPFLVSCFKSGNQLAVRKCSAVISSSVQVCGGDFFSRRFYTDGGHFWKLLNTSPFKKKPFSKQDKAPLQLPYRSTLMASEGSMAEVSDMKVQVAVLNMIGDISRNKRSASALDAVLKKVSGIVVGIACSGVTGLRDASINALAGLASIDPDLVWLLLADVYYSAKKSTPSQPSADFPKIHQILPPPPSTKSYLYVQYGGQSYGFDIDFYSVEIVFKKLRSQVFISQFHI; this is encoded by the exons ATGGAACAACAACTTGAACTCGAAGAATTATCACAAATCGATTTCTCAGAACTCAAACACTACTGCTTGCAGCTACTTGAGCTCCTTCAAAGCCCTAGAAAAGACTCTCACACTCTCTCTCAGCTCCATCGCTTGCTTTTACGATCTCCGCCGCAGTCTCTGCAGCCTTTTTTCGA CTATACGTTGTTTCCGTTGCTGCTTTTATTGGATAGAGCTGTCGAGTGCAGATCAAAGGTTGATTCTAATAATTCAAAAGGGCCACTTACAGTGAGTGACAGTGTAGCTGAAGGTGTGCTTAAATGTTTGGAGGAACTTTTGAAAAAGTGTCGAATAGGATCATTAGATCAg ATGGTTATTGTTTTGAAGAAATTGACTAATGGGGCAATACTTTCTCCGTCTGAGGCTGCAGAAGAATTTCGTGGAGGGGTATTAAGGTGTTTCAGGGCTCTGCTTCTCAGTTTGCATATGTGCTCTAAGAAGTCTTGCTCATGTAAACAAATTACTGGCTGGCCTGCACTCTCAAAAAGCACTGAATTACAATCACCCATTAGTCGAGACACAAAGTATGATTCTGAACAAGAATGTTTACTTGCATTTCTTCAATCTCAAACTGCTTCACCTGCTGTTGGGCATTGGCTTTCGCTTCTTCTAAAG GCCGCAGATACCGAAGCAGGGCGTGGGCAGCTAGGTAGTGCACAGCTTCGGACAGAAGCCTTTTTCACTCTGCGTATACTTGTTGCTAAG GTCGGTACTGCAGATGCCTTATCATTCTTTGTGCCAGGGGTAGTAAGTCAGTTTGGCAAAGTTTTGCATGTAGCGAAAAGGATGATAAGTGGAGCTGCTGGAAGTGCAGAAAGCCTAGATCAAGCAATTCGAGGTTTGGCTGAGTTCCTTATGATAGTTCTTGAGGATAATGCTGATTTATGTAGCCTTGATGAAACTGGAAATGGCAATGCTGGCGTCCACTCAAGTAAGGAGAAATCTCCGCAGTCGATTCTAGAGGAACTCCGTCATTTGCCCGTTAGTTTTATTGGTCAGAGTCAAATTGTAGTGAAAGACTTGAAACATGTAGTTGTGGACGGGAGTGTTCCCGATTTAGAACACAAGAATGAGGGAACTAAAAGCCAAGAAAATGTGCAAGGAACTCTGCATGTTGATCGTACAAAAGATTGGATATTGAAAACTTCAGCTCATGTGGATAAACTATTGTCTGCAACTTTCCCGAAT CTCTGCGTCCATCCAGCTCAAAAGGTGAGGAAGGCACTTTTGGCTGCGATAGAAGGGCTTTTATCAAGGTGCTATTATACATTGAAGGAGAGCAGATTAGTTTTTCTG GAGTGCTTATTTGTATTAGTTTGTGATGACTTCGAAGAGGTGTCTGAAGCTGCACAAGTGTTTCTTGGAGGTCAATTCTCGTCAAGGGGAAAACATGACATTAAGCATGACGTTGCTCAAATCTTTAGCAG GCTTACCAAGAAGCTTCCAAATGTGGTGCTTGGAAGTGAGGAGGCAGTTGCAATATCACATGCTCAAAAGTTGCTAGTTTTAATTTACTTTTCTGGTCCTCGGCTTGTGAAGGACCACTTCCTCCAGTCACCT GTCACAGCTGCCCAATTCTTAGATTCATTTGCCCTGTGTTTGGGTCAAAATTCGGCATTTGCTGGTTCACTTCAGAATCTAATGTTAGCAAGGCCGTCCTCAACTGGTTACCTGCACTCAATAGCCGAGATGAAAGCTGTCAATTCCTTCAGCATCGATGACAACTCTATTAAGCAGGCCTTTTCATCCAAAGAGCCAAGGTTCCTGGGCGCTCAAAACAACAAGCCTGTAGATACATGGGAAAATGTTCACAGTGAAGTAGAGCTTCCACGAGTGCCACCTTGGTTTGTCCATGTGGGCAGTCACAAGCTTTATCAGACCCTTGCAAGAATTTTAAGACTTGTAGGTTTATCTTTACTTGCAG ACTCCCGAAGTGAAGCATCACTGTCAGTTGTTGCTGATATTCCACTAGGCTACATACGAAAATTGGTTTCTGAGATTCGAACAAAGAGTTACAGTAAGGAAAGTTGGAAATCTTGGTACCATAGAACTGGTTCTGGACGTTTAGTGCGACAGGCTAGTGTTGCTGCATGCATTCTTAATGAGATGATATATGGTCTGTCAGATCAAGCAATTAATTCATTTAGTAAGATGTTTAACATGCCCAGTATAAGATGGGAAGAAGTAGATGGGAGTGTGATGGTAGATGATTATTATATGCAACGGGGTGGAGTCGGGCATACTGGGCCAGATGAAACTGTTTGGAGGTTTTGTCAAAAGGATGGAAGGAGTCATTTGATTGATTGTGTTGGTAGTGTATTACATGAATATTTATGCAGCGAAATCTGGGATCTTCCGAGTGCAAAGCAGGATTTTGTTGAACTATCTGATATTGAAGATGGGGATATTACCTTGCATTTTTTTCGTGACAATGCTATGATGCAC CAGGTTGTTATAGATGGGATAGGAATATTTAATATGTGCCTGGGCGGGGATTTCACATCATGTGGATTTCTTCATTCTTCACTCTATGTGTTGCTTGAGAATCTAATTTGTTCTGACTTCCAAACTAGAAGTGCATCTGATGCGGTTTTACATGTTATTGCAGCTACATCTGGCTATCCAACG GTTGGGCACTTGGTGGTAGATAATTCAGACTATATAATTGACTTTGTTTGTCAACAATTGCGCCATTTAGATTTGAACCCTAATGTGCCAAGTGTGCTTGCTGCTATGCTTTCCTACATCGGAGCAGCACATAATATATTGCCATTACTGGAGGAGCCG ATGAGGTCTGTTTCACTGGAGCTCGAGATTCTTGGCAGGCATCAACATCCTGAATTAACTATTCCTTTCCTAAAG GCAGTTGCAGAAATTGTGAAGGCATCAAAGCGGGAGGCTGTCACGTTGTGTTCTCAGGCAGAGTCGTATTTAGAGATTGTCAAATCTAAAAAGTGTACTATGGAAAATGAGATAAAATGTGGTTTAGAGTGTTCAGTGTTGCACGATCACAATAACATTGGAGCTACTCCTGTGGATTGTG GAAAACAGAGCGGTGACTTCGTCAATAATGTAGATGCCTACATGGAAGAGGTGGAGTCGATGTTGCTCACATTGAATGATTTTAGAAGGTATAGACGTACAGTTGGCTCGATAGTTGGTTCATGTGTGACGGCTGTGACACCTCTTCTTATTTCTGCAATGCAAGTGGCTAGCCTAGTTGCCTTTGATATCATTGAG GATGGCATTCTGGCTCTTGCAAAAGTGGAGGTGGCCTATAAAGATGAGAAGCAGACTATGGGGGTAATTGAAGAAATCGTAGATTTGTATTCGCGATACGATCTTAAAGATGCGCTGGATGCAGACGAGAATGTAGCAGATGAGAACAGGTTGCTTCCTGCAATGAATAAGATATGGCCTTTCCTGGTTTCATGTTTCAAAAGTGGGAACCAGTTG GCTGTTCGCAAATGTTCGGCTGTAATAAGCAGTTCAGTACAAGTTTGCGGGGGAGATTTCTTTTCACGCCGCTTCTATACTGATGGGGGGCACTTCTGGAAGCTTCTAAACACATCACCATTTAAGAAGAAACCTTTCTCAAAACAAGATAAAGCACCCCTACAACTTCCTTACCGAAGTACTCTTATGGCATCCGAGGGTTCAATGGCCGAGGTGTCTGATATGAAAGTTCAGGTGGCAGTTCTCAATATGATTGGTGATATATCCCGGAACAAAAGGAGTGCTTCAGCACTGGATGCAGTCCTCAAAAAGGTGAGTGGTATTGTTGTAGGGATTGCATGCAGCGGTGTCACTGGGCTTCGTGATGCATCTATAAATGCCCTAGCTGGCCTTGCCAGTATTGACCCCGATCTGGTTTGGCTTCTTTTAGCCGATGTTTACTACTCAGCCAAGAAAAGCACACCATCACAGCCCTCTGCAGATTTTCCAAAAATCCATCAAATTTTGCCCCCACCGCCATCTACCAAAAGCTACCTTTATGTACAGTACGGAGGCCAGAGTTATGGTTTTGACATAGATTTCTATTCAGTAGAAATTGTTTTCAAAAAATTACGTTCACAGGTTTTCATTTCCCAGTTCCACATTTAG
- the LOC141689873 gene encoding uncharacterized protein LOC141689873 isoform X2, with amino-acid sequence MMVIVLKKLTNGAILSPSEAAEEFRGGVLRCFRALLLSLHMCSKKSCSCKQITGWPALSKSTELQSPISRDTKYDSEQECLLAFLQSQTASPAVGHWLSLLLKAADTEAGRGQLGSAQLRTEAFFTLRILVAKVGTADALSFFVPGVVSQFGKVLHVAKRMISGAAGSAESLDQAIRGLAEFLMIVLEDNADLCSLDETGNGNAGVHSSKEKSPQSILEELRHLPVSFIGQSQIVVKDLKHVVVDGSVPDLEHKNEGTKSQENVQGTLHVDRTKDWILKTSAHVDKLLSATFPNLCVHPAQKVRKALLAAIEGLLSRCYYTLKESRLVFLECLFVLVCDDFEEVSEAAQVFLGGQFSSRGKHDIKHDVAQIFSRLTKKLPNVVLGSEEAVAISHAQKLLVLIYFSGPRLVKDHFLQSPVTAAQFLDSFALCLGQNSAFAGSLQNLMLARPSSTGYLHSIAEMKAVNSFSIDDNSIKQAFSSKEPRFLGAQNNKPVDTWENVHSEVELPRVPPWFVHVGSHKLYQTLARILRLVGLSLLADSRSEASLSVVADIPLGYIRKLVSEIRTKSYSKESWKSWYHRTGSGRLVRQASVAACILNEMIYGLSDQAINSFSKMFNMPSIRWEEVDGSVMVDDYYMQRGGVGHTGPDETVWRFCQKDGRSHLIDCVGSVLHEYLCSEIWDLPSAKQDFVELSDIEDGDITLHFFRDNAMMHQVVIDGIGIFNMCLGGDFTSCGFLHSSLYVLLENLICSDFQTRSASDAVLHVIAATSGYPTVGHLVVDNSDYIIDFVCQQLRHLDLNPNVPSVLAAMLSYIGAAHNILPLLEEPMRSVSLELEILGRHQHPELTIPFLKAVAEIVKASKREAVTLCSQAESYLEIVKSKKCTMENEIKCGLECSVLHDHNNIGATPVDCGKQSGDFVNNVDAYMEEVESMLLTLNDFRRYRRTVGSIVGSCVTAVTPLLISAMQVASLVAFDIIEDGILALAKVEVAYKDEKQTMGVIEEIVDLYSRYDLKDALDADENVADENRLLPAMNKIWPFLVSCFKSGNQLAVRKCSAVISSSVQVCGGDFFSRRFYTDGGHFWKLLNTSPFKKKPFSKQDKAPLQLPYRSTLMASEGSMAEVSDMKVQVAVLNMIGDISRNKRSASALDAVLKKVSGIVVGIACSGVTGLRDASINALAGLASIDPDLVWLLLADVYYSAKKSTPSQPSADFPKIHQILPPPPSTKSYLYVQYGGQSYGFDIDFYSVEIVFKKLRSQVFISQFHI; translated from the exons ATG ATGGTTATTGTTTTGAAGAAATTGACTAATGGGGCAATACTTTCTCCGTCTGAGGCTGCAGAAGAATTTCGTGGAGGGGTATTAAGGTGTTTCAGGGCTCTGCTTCTCAGTTTGCATATGTGCTCTAAGAAGTCTTGCTCATGTAAACAAATTACTGGCTGGCCTGCACTCTCAAAAAGCACTGAATTACAATCACCCATTAGTCGAGACACAAAGTATGATTCTGAACAAGAATGTTTACTTGCATTTCTTCAATCTCAAACTGCTTCACCTGCTGTTGGGCATTGGCTTTCGCTTCTTCTAAAG GCCGCAGATACCGAAGCAGGGCGTGGGCAGCTAGGTAGTGCACAGCTTCGGACAGAAGCCTTTTTCACTCTGCGTATACTTGTTGCTAAG GTCGGTACTGCAGATGCCTTATCATTCTTTGTGCCAGGGGTAGTAAGTCAGTTTGGCAAAGTTTTGCATGTAGCGAAAAGGATGATAAGTGGAGCTGCTGGAAGTGCAGAAAGCCTAGATCAAGCAATTCGAGGTTTGGCTGAGTTCCTTATGATAGTTCTTGAGGATAATGCTGATTTATGTAGCCTTGATGAAACTGGAAATGGCAATGCTGGCGTCCACTCAAGTAAGGAGAAATCTCCGCAGTCGATTCTAGAGGAACTCCGTCATTTGCCCGTTAGTTTTATTGGTCAGAGTCAAATTGTAGTGAAAGACTTGAAACATGTAGTTGTGGACGGGAGTGTTCCCGATTTAGAACACAAGAATGAGGGAACTAAAAGCCAAGAAAATGTGCAAGGAACTCTGCATGTTGATCGTACAAAAGATTGGATATTGAAAACTTCAGCTCATGTGGATAAACTATTGTCTGCAACTTTCCCGAAT CTCTGCGTCCATCCAGCTCAAAAGGTGAGGAAGGCACTTTTGGCTGCGATAGAAGGGCTTTTATCAAGGTGCTATTATACATTGAAGGAGAGCAGATTAGTTTTTCTG GAGTGCTTATTTGTATTAGTTTGTGATGACTTCGAAGAGGTGTCTGAAGCTGCACAAGTGTTTCTTGGAGGTCAATTCTCGTCAAGGGGAAAACATGACATTAAGCATGACGTTGCTCAAATCTTTAGCAG GCTTACCAAGAAGCTTCCAAATGTGGTGCTTGGAAGTGAGGAGGCAGTTGCAATATCACATGCTCAAAAGTTGCTAGTTTTAATTTACTTTTCTGGTCCTCGGCTTGTGAAGGACCACTTCCTCCAGTCACCT GTCACAGCTGCCCAATTCTTAGATTCATTTGCCCTGTGTTTGGGTCAAAATTCGGCATTTGCTGGTTCACTTCAGAATCTAATGTTAGCAAGGCCGTCCTCAACTGGTTACCTGCACTCAATAGCCGAGATGAAAGCTGTCAATTCCTTCAGCATCGATGACAACTCTATTAAGCAGGCCTTTTCATCCAAAGAGCCAAGGTTCCTGGGCGCTCAAAACAACAAGCCTGTAGATACATGGGAAAATGTTCACAGTGAAGTAGAGCTTCCACGAGTGCCACCTTGGTTTGTCCATGTGGGCAGTCACAAGCTTTATCAGACCCTTGCAAGAATTTTAAGACTTGTAGGTTTATCTTTACTTGCAG ACTCCCGAAGTGAAGCATCACTGTCAGTTGTTGCTGATATTCCACTAGGCTACATACGAAAATTGGTTTCTGAGATTCGAACAAAGAGTTACAGTAAGGAAAGTTGGAAATCTTGGTACCATAGAACTGGTTCTGGACGTTTAGTGCGACAGGCTAGTGTTGCTGCATGCATTCTTAATGAGATGATATATGGTCTGTCAGATCAAGCAATTAATTCATTTAGTAAGATGTTTAACATGCCCAGTATAAGATGGGAAGAAGTAGATGGGAGTGTGATGGTAGATGATTATTATATGCAACGGGGTGGAGTCGGGCATACTGGGCCAGATGAAACTGTTTGGAGGTTTTGTCAAAAGGATGGAAGGAGTCATTTGATTGATTGTGTTGGTAGTGTATTACATGAATATTTATGCAGCGAAATCTGGGATCTTCCGAGTGCAAAGCAGGATTTTGTTGAACTATCTGATATTGAAGATGGGGATATTACCTTGCATTTTTTTCGTGACAATGCTATGATGCAC CAGGTTGTTATAGATGGGATAGGAATATTTAATATGTGCCTGGGCGGGGATTTCACATCATGTGGATTTCTTCATTCTTCACTCTATGTGTTGCTTGAGAATCTAATTTGTTCTGACTTCCAAACTAGAAGTGCATCTGATGCGGTTTTACATGTTATTGCAGCTACATCTGGCTATCCAACG GTTGGGCACTTGGTGGTAGATAATTCAGACTATATAATTGACTTTGTTTGTCAACAATTGCGCCATTTAGATTTGAACCCTAATGTGCCAAGTGTGCTTGCTGCTATGCTTTCCTACATCGGAGCAGCACATAATATATTGCCATTACTGGAGGAGCCG ATGAGGTCTGTTTCACTGGAGCTCGAGATTCTTGGCAGGCATCAACATCCTGAATTAACTATTCCTTTCCTAAAG GCAGTTGCAGAAATTGTGAAGGCATCAAAGCGGGAGGCTGTCACGTTGTGTTCTCAGGCAGAGTCGTATTTAGAGATTGTCAAATCTAAAAAGTGTACTATGGAAAATGAGATAAAATGTGGTTTAGAGTGTTCAGTGTTGCACGATCACAATAACATTGGAGCTACTCCTGTGGATTGTG GAAAACAGAGCGGTGACTTCGTCAATAATGTAGATGCCTACATGGAAGAGGTGGAGTCGATGTTGCTCACATTGAATGATTTTAGAAGGTATAGACGTACAGTTGGCTCGATAGTTGGTTCATGTGTGACGGCTGTGACACCTCTTCTTATTTCTGCAATGCAAGTGGCTAGCCTAGTTGCCTTTGATATCATTGAG GATGGCATTCTGGCTCTTGCAAAAGTGGAGGTGGCCTATAAAGATGAGAAGCAGACTATGGGGGTAATTGAAGAAATCGTAGATTTGTATTCGCGATACGATCTTAAAGATGCGCTGGATGCAGACGAGAATGTAGCAGATGAGAACAGGTTGCTTCCTGCAATGAATAAGATATGGCCTTTCCTGGTTTCATGTTTCAAAAGTGGGAACCAGTTG GCTGTTCGCAAATGTTCGGCTGTAATAAGCAGTTCAGTACAAGTTTGCGGGGGAGATTTCTTTTCACGCCGCTTCTATACTGATGGGGGGCACTTCTGGAAGCTTCTAAACACATCACCATTTAAGAAGAAACCTTTCTCAAAACAAGATAAAGCACCCCTACAACTTCCTTACCGAAGTACTCTTATGGCATCCGAGGGTTCAATGGCCGAGGTGTCTGATATGAAAGTTCAGGTGGCAGTTCTCAATATGATTGGTGATATATCCCGGAACAAAAGGAGTGCTTCAGCACTGGATGCAGTCCTCAAAAAGGTGAGTGGTATTGTTGTAGGGATTGCATGCAGCGGTGTCACTGGGCTTCGTGATGCATCTATAAATGCCCTAGCTGGCCTTGCCAGTATTGACCCCGATCTGGTTTGGCTTCTTTTAGCCGATGTTTACTACTCAGCCAAGAAAAGCACACCATCACAGCCCTCTGCAGATTTTCCAAAAATCCATCAAATTTTGCCCCCACCGCCATCTACCAAAAGCTACCTTTATGTACAGTACGGAGGCCAGAGTTATGGTTTTGACATAGATTTCTATTCAGTAGAAATTGTTTTCAAAAAATTACGTTCACAGGTTTTCATTTCCCAGTTCCACATTTAG